A region from the Brassica napus cultivar Da-Ae chromosome C8, Da-Ae, whole genome shotgun sequence genome encodes:
- the LOC106405928 gene encoding gamma carbonic anhydrase 2, mitochondrial: MGTLGRVIYTVGNWIRGSGQALDRVGSILQGSHRLEEHLSRHRTLMSVFDKSPLVDKDVFVAPSASVIGDVQIGKGSSIWYGCVLRGDVNNISVGSGTNIQDNSLVHVAKTNLSGKVLPTTIGDNVTVGHSAVIHGCTVEDEAFVGMGATLLDGVVVEKHAMVAAGSLVRENTRIPSGEVWGGNPAKFMRKLTDEEIAYISKSAENYINLAHIHAAENSKSFEEIEVERALRKKYARKDEDYDSMLGIVRETPAELILPDNVLPEKTTTRVPTTHY, translated from the exons ATGGGAACCTTGGGACGAGTAATCTACACTGTGGGTAACTGGATCCGCGGGTCTGGGCAAGCTCTAGATCGCGTGGGTTCTATTCTTCAAGGGAGCCACCGCTTGGAAGAACACC TATCGAGGCATCGGACGTTGATGAGTGTGTTTGATAAATCACCATTGGTGGATAAGGACGTGTTCGTGGCTCCGAGTGCCTCTGTTATTGGTGATGTTCAGATTGGGAAAGGCTCCTCTATTTGGTATGGCTGTGTTCTTCGAG GTGATGTGAATAACATCAGTGTTGGATCTGGGACGAATATCCAAGACAATTCTCTTGTCCATGTTGCAAAAACCAACCTAAGTGGGAAGGTTTTGCCTACTACAATTGGGGACAATGTCACAGTAG GTCATAGTGCTGTCATACATGGGTGTACTGTTGAGGATGAGGCTTTTGTTGGCATGGGAGCTACATTACTCGATGGAGTGGTGGTTGAGAAGCATGCCATGGTTGCTGCTGGTTCCCTTGTGAGAGAGAACACACGAATCCCTTCTGGAGAG GTATGGGGAGGAAACCCAGCAAAGTTCATGAGAAAGTTAACAGATGAAGAGATAGCATATATCTCAAAGTCGGCTGAGAACTACATCAATCTCGCACATATTCACGCCGCAGAGAATTCAAAGTCATTTGAAGAGATCGAGGTTGAGAGAGCGCTTAGGAAGAAGTATGCACGCAAGGATGAGGACTACGATTCAATGCTTGGGATTGTCCGTGAAACTCCAGCTGAGTTGATTCTCCCCGACAATGTCTTACCGGAGAAAACTACCACCAGGGTTCCTACTACTCATTACTGA
- the LOC106405929 gene encoding proteasome subunit alpha type-1-B, which yields MFRNQYDTDVTTWSPTGRLFQVEYAMEAVKQGSAAIGLRSRSHVVLASVNKAQSELSSHQRKIFKVDDHIGVAIAGLTADGRVLSRYMRSESINHSFTYESPLPVGRLVVRLADKAQVCTQRSWKRPYGVGLLVGGLDESGAHLYYNCPSGNYFEYQAFAIGSRSQAAKTYLERRFKSFNESSREDLIKDAILAIRETLQGETLKSSLCTVSVLGVDEPFHFLDQESIQKVIDTFEKVPEEEEDGGEAEAEAAAAPAEQGGAGDQDVAPMEM from the exons atGTTCAGGAACCAGTACGACACAGACGTGACAACATGGAGTCCCACTGGTCGTCTTTTCCAAGTAGAGTACGCCATGGAAGCCGTCAAGCAAGGCTCCGCCGCAATCGGACTCAGATCTCGCTCCCACGTCGTCCTCGCCTCCGTCAATAAAGCCCAATCGGAGCTCTCTTCTCACCAAAGGAAGATCTTCAAAGTAGACGACCACATCGGTGTCGCTATCGCTGGACTCACCGCCGATGGCCGTGTACTCTCTCGTTACATGAGATCTGAATCCATCAATCACTCTTTCACCTATGAGTCTCCTCTCCCTGTTGGCCGTCTCGTCGTTCGTCTTGCTGATAAGGCCCAG GTATGTACCCAACGGTCATGGAAACGACCATATGGTGTGGGTTTGCTGGTAGGTGGACTGGACGAGTCAGGAGCCCACCTCTACTACAACTGCCCCAGCGGAAACTACTTTGAATACCAAGCGTTCGCTATCGGGTCACGTTCACAAGCTGCGAAAACTTACCTAGAACGAAGATTCAAGAGCTTCAATGAGTCATCAAGAGAAGATCTGATCAAAGATGCTATTTTGGCCATAAGGGAAACTTTGCAAGGTGAAACACTCAAGAGCTCGCTCTGCACGGTTTCTGTTCTAGGAGTCGATGAACCATTCCATTTCTTGGACCAGGAAAGCATACAGAAGGTGATTGATACGTTTGAGAAGGTtcccgaggaagaagaggatggTGGTGAGGCCGAGGCTGAAGCTGCTGCTGCACCTGCGGAACAAGGTGGTGCAGGTGATCAGGATGTTGCACCAATGGAAATGTGA